The DNA sequence CGGGCGCGCGCAACCACGTGGGCGATCAGCGGCCGCCCGGCAACCGCGACCAGGGGCTTTCCGGGCAGCCGGCTCGAGGCCATTCGTGCCGGGATCACCACAATGAAGGGCTCGGCACTCATGCCTCTGGCCACACCGGCGCCGCGTCGGGCGCCACAAGGCCCGTCCACTCGGCCTGCGCCGGCATCATTGCTCGCGCCAGCGCTTCTTTTCTTCTTCCGACAATACGCGGGCTTCCTCCTCCAGCATCACCGGAATGTCATCCCGGATCGGGTAGGCCAGGCCGGCGGAGACCGAGATCAACTCGTTCGCGTCGCGATCGTAGTGGAGCGGCCCCTTCGTGACCGGGCAGACGAGAATTTCGAGCAGACGCTTGTCCATCGTGATTACCCCAGGTATTTCAGCCGTATCGTGGATTCCAGGCGCCTCAGCAGCGCCGGTTCGAAGGCGGGATCGGGCCGCGCCGACACCGGCCAATACCAGTGGCGCTCGTCGGCAAACTCGCGGCATTTTACGGCATCCTTCTCGGTCATCAGTACCGGGTAGGGATCGCCGAAATCGATGTCCCGAGCATGGAAGCGGTGGTGGTCGGGGAACGGATGCCGGATCACGTCGACGCCCTCGGCTTCGAGCGCGGTAAAGAATCGCTCGGGATCGGCGATGCCCGCGACTGCGTGCGCCGGTCGGCCGGCAATCTCGCGCAGCGGACGGTGGACGCCGTGCTGGCCGACACTCGATACCGTACCCGGCGTTTCCAGGCGCATCGCGTATTCGCCCGGCTGCGGGCTGCCGTCGGTGACCACCACGAAATCCGCCCGCGCCAATGCAGACCCGGATTCGCGCAGCGGCCCCGCGGGCAGACACAGGCCGTTGCCCAGACGGCGCTTGCCGTCGAGCATCACGATGCTGATGTCACGCGGAAGCCGGTGGTGCTGCAGGCCGTCGTCCGAGATCACCACGTCGACGCCCTGCGTGGCCAGGGCACGCGCGCCACGCACCCGATCCCGGTCGACCCAGACCGGAACGCCGGTGCGCAGGGCCAGCAGGATCGGCTCGTCACCGACTGCCGACGGGTCGGCGCCGGGGTGCACCGGGAGACTCGCGTGCGCATTGCGGCGGCCATAGCCCCGGCTCACGATACCCGGACGATAGCCGGCCCGCAGGAGACTCTGCGCCAGCCAGGCGGACATCGGCGTCTTGCCGCTGCCCCCTACCGTCAGGTTACCGACGACGATCACCGCTTTCAGCGGCAGCACCACGTGACGCTGGGTGTCCTCGAGCCGACTGCGCCGCCAGCTCGCGATCCCCGCATACAGCAGCGACAGCGGAAACATCGCGGCCGCGAACGGGCCGCGATAGCTCCACTGGCGCCACAGCCACTGCTCTACCATGTCCGGACCCGGTCGATCCGGACCGCCAGGCTGCGGTCGACCCCGCGCCGTTTGCGCAGAGGACCGAGCCGCATGGGGGAGCGAGGGCAGTTCTTGATGATTTCGAGGCGCATAGTGGTTCTATGTAACGAGGAATCAGGGAAAAATGCACCGCTCTTCCCACCGGCGCAGCAGGAGCAGCCCAAGTCCGACAGGCGGCTAGGCTTCGCGGAACTGAAGCCGGTACAGGTGCGTGTAGATG is a window from the Thioalkalivibrio paradoxus ARh 1 genome containing:
- the lpxK gene encoding tetraacyldisaccharide 4'-kinase encodes the protein MVEQWLWRQWSYRGPFAAAMFPLSLLYAGIASWRRSRLEDTQRHVVLPLKAVIVVGNLTVGGSGKTPMSAWLAQSLLRAGYRPGIVSRGYGRRNAHASLPVHPGADPSAVGDEPILLALRTGVPVWVDRDRVRGARALATQGVDVVISDDGLQHHRLPRDISIVMLDGKRRLGNGLCLPAGPLRESGSALARADFVVVTDGSPQPGEYAMRLETPGTVSSVGQHGVHRPLREIAGRPAHAVAGIADPERFFTALEAEGVDVIRHPFPDHHRFHARDIDFGDPYPVLMTEKDAVKCREFADERHWYWPVSARPDPAFEPALLRRLESTIRLKYLG
- a CDS encoding Trm112 family protein → MDKRLLEILVCPVTKGPLHYDRDANELISVSAGLAYPIRDDIPVMLEEEARVLSEEEKKRWREQ